The nucleotide window GTTTTGCCTACCGTTTTAATAATCATTCTTTTTTTGTTTATTTCCCCCGGTTTGATAACAGAGCCTACATACAGGATACTTCATCACAACAGGCATTTTGAAAAGGACTTACCGTACAGGATCGAAGTGGTAAATGAAAGGCTTGAGGCTATCCAGCAGGATGATTTCACCTTAAGCGTCAGGGTAATTGGGGAGTTGATTCCGGTAGACATATATATAGAATTTGAGAACAGTGAATACAGGTTAAGCAGGAAGGACAAGAATTCATTCTACTATGAATTCAAAAATTTGCAAAAGGATGTGGAGTTTACGGTCAGCACTGAAGATTTCACATCCAGGCGATACTATCTTCGTGTATTACCAAAACCTATTATTCTGAATTTTGAGTTATCTCTTGATTATCCCTCTTATACAGGAAAAAAGGATGAGATTTTGGAAAATATTGGAGATGTAGCAGTACCTGCAGGCACTTCAGCATCCTGGAAGTTTTATACGCGGGATGCGGAAGGTGTAATTTTTAAGCTTTTGGATTTCCGCGATACGTTAAAGCAGGCGGGATCAAATGTTTTCAGTTTTACACGAAGGCTAATTCACCCGGAAGCTTATAGTATCGGAGTTTTTAACCGTTTTCTGGCCAGTTCAGATAGTCTTTCCTATTTTATTCAAACCATTCCTGATTTGTATCCCGTTATTTTTATTGAGGAATACAGAGATACAGCAATCAGCAATGCTCTTTATTTTAAGGGATTAATAAAGGATGATTATGGTTTCAACAAACTGGATTTTATATATCAGGTATTAGGCACCGAATCGGGGGTTAAGCAAGAAATTCCCATTGAACCCCAGGTAGCGCAGCACACATTTTATCATCAGTTGAATCTGGGTATAATGGGTTTGCAACCGGGGCAGGAGATTGAGTACTATTTTGAAGTTTGGGACAATGACGGTATTTCCGGCAGCAAAATGACCAGGTCGGAACGTATGTATTATAAAGTTCCAACGGTAGAAGAGATTGAGCAAATGACTGAGGAAGCCGGCAAGGCCATCATGAATGAAATGGAGCAAGCCGTTAATGATGCTTTGGAGTTGAAGAACCAGATTGATAAGATGCGTGAAAAGATGGTTAATGAGGAAACGGTATCGTGGGATAACCGTCAGCAATTAGAAGAGTTGATCCAGCAGCATCTTGATTTACAGAAGAGGATAGATAATATCAGGCAGGAAAACATTGATAAAAATATCAGGGAGCAGCATTTCAAGGAGATTAATGAAGAAATCAAAGAGAAGCAGGAGCAGTTAGAGAATTTACTTAACGAGATTTTAACAGATGAAATGAAGGCTTTACTTGAAGAGATCAAGCAGATGCTGAAAAATATTGATAAGGAAAAGGTAAATGAATTGCTTGAAAAGATGGAAAACAGTGCCGAGCAAATATCTGAGGAGTTGGATAGAAGCCTGGAGTGGATCAAGCAGCTTGAATTTGATAAGAAGCTTACGGAAACCATAGAAAAATTGAATCGTTTGGCCAGTGAGCAGGAGGAATTATCGAACAAGAGTGAGAGCAAGCAAGAAGATATCGATCAAATAGAACAGGCCCAGGAAGAGTTAAATAAAGCGTTTGAAGAAATCCGCAAGGATTTGGATGAGGTTCATGAAAAGAACCAGGCTCTTGAGCAACCCAATCCAATGATCAACACGGATACCTCGGAGGAAGCTATAAACCAGGAAATGAAAAACAGCAGTGAGCTTTTGGAGAAAAACCAGAGAAAAAAAGCATCTCAATCACAAAAGAACGCATCGCAACAAATGCAGGAATTATCCGATCTTCTTTTCAACATGCAGCAAATGATGAGCCAGGAATCGTTAGGAGAGGATATTGAGGCATTGCGTCAGATATTGGATAATCTGGTTCAGCTTTCCTTTGACCAGGAAGAGATTATGAATGATGTAACGCAGGTTAATATTACTGATCCTGAGTTTCCTCAATTGATACAAAGGCAGCATCAACTTGGGAATGATCTTGACATGGTCAAGGATTCACTATACGCTCTAAGTAAAAGGCAGATGGCGATTCAACCTTTTGTAACAAGAGAGATTGAAACCATCAACCGGAGTTCGGAGGAGGCAATATCTTTCCTGAGTGATCGTCGCAAGCCTCAGGCTGCTTCCAAGCAGCAATACGTCATGACATCGGTCAACAATCTCGCATTGTTATTGTCAGAAGCGATGGAGGAAATGCAGCAAAACATGTCAATGGCCAGTTCAAGTTGTCAGAATAGCGGAAAGCCGAAGCCTGGACAGGGCAAGCCCAATGCCAAAACCATGAGTGAATTACAGCAGCAGTTAAATCAAAGTCTTGAGCAGCTTAAAAAGGGGCAAGGACAGAAGGACCAGTCCATGGGTCAACAATCGATGAGTGAGCAATTGGCCAGGTTAGCAGCACAACAGGAAGCCTTACGAAGGCAACTGCAGCAGTTGATGGATCAGAAAAAAGGGGAAACCGGTTCAGGTGATGCTGATTTAAGCCGGATCATGGAAGAAATGGAAAGGACGGAGATGGAGCTTGTCAATAAAATGATTACAGATGAAACGTTAAAAAGGCAAAAGGAAATCCTGACGCGTTTGCTTCAACATGAGAAAGCTGAAAAAGAAAGAGAGAAGGAAGAGAGAAGGGAATCCACGGAAGCAAAAAATCCAAAAATCAGTAACCCTGATTCACTTTTCGAGTATAAGTACAAACAGTCAAAGGAGGCGGAATTACTAAAAACAATCCCGCCAAAATTAAAACCTTATTATAAATTGAAAGTAACCCAATATTTTTATAAATTTATAGACTGAAGTTTTGCTCTTTTACCCATATGGAAAAATTAAAAATTAACTCAAATCTTAAGAACATTACGATCATTGAAAGGTTTGTTGAGGAGATCAGTGAAAAATATCATTTACAGGATACACATTATGGTAATATCCTGGTTTGCCTTACAGAAGCTTTTTGCAATGCCGTAATACATGGTAACGAAAACGATCCGGAAAAATTCGTTACTGTTCATTTTGATCCTTTGCAAAGAGGTATTTCTTTTAAGATTTCTGATGAAGGAAAGGGATTTGATCCCGATAAGGTTGGGAATCCTATTACAGATGATCCTGAAAAAGGAAGAGGATTATTTCTTATTCAAACCTTATCTGATGAAGTTAATATTTCTGACCATGGTCGTTGTATAGAAATGGTTTTTGACATTGAAGGAATAGGTCAGAAAACTATGGATCAAAGAAAAAATCTTTTCAATCAGTATTATAACAAGATCAAGCACAAGGCCTGATTATATTCTCTTTGACTTTTGCGGTTTACCATGGGTAAAACGATACATTTTTTTTCAGAAAACACAAGATATCAACCGTCCCATAAGACGGTACTTAGAAAATGGATAACAGATTGCCTGTCGAATGAGGGTTTTGAGGCAGGTACCATTAACATTATCTTCTGTAATGATGATTTTCTTTATGACATGAATGTTAAGTATCTTTCTCATCACACCTTAACAGATATCATTACATTTTCTTATTCTGAAAACCCCAAAATCACAGTTGGAGATATTTATATCAGTATAGAAAGGGCCCGTGAAAATGCCGGTATTTATAGGGTAAGGCTATACAATGAAGTTTGCAGGTTAATCATACATGGGATACTTCATCTTGCAGGATATAGTGATAAGGAGCCTGGGGAAAAAACTGTGATGACATCAAAAGAAGATTATTATCTATCTTTGCTTCCCAATTAGCTTTGGATTTTGTTCCACGTGAAACCGGTTTCCATGTTACAGGATTACGACATCATTGTTGTAGGTGCAGGTCATGCAGGATGTGAAGCAGCTGCAGCCGCTGCCAACTTAGGTTCAAGGGTATTATTAATTACCATGAACATGATGAATATGGCACAAATGTCATGTAATCCTGCAATGGGAGGTATTGCAAAAGGCCAGATTATCCGGGAAATCGATGCGATGGGTGGATTATCAGGGATTGTTACAGATAAGACCATGATCCAATTTCGCATGCTGAACAAATCTAAGGGACCAGCAATGTGGAGTCCAAGAGCCCAAAACGACAGGATACTATTTTCCATAGAATGGAGACGTCAGCTTGAGCAGATACCAAATCTTGACTTTTTTCAGGATATGGTCATTGGAATAAAAGTTGATGAAATGAAGCTTAAAGGTGTTTACACGGCTATGGGTCATTTTATTGCATCACGAGCTGTTATCCTGACCAACGGTACATTTCTTAATGGGATAATTCATATTGGTCAGAAAAAAATCTCCGGAGGAAGGATAGGAGAGGGGCCATCATCCGGTTTAACCGAACAATTACAAACCCTGGGCTTTGATTCTTCCAGGATGAAAACAGGTACACCGGTTAGAATCGATGGCAGGACAATTGATTTTTCCAGATTAGAAGAGCAAAAGGGAGATGAATTCCCAGGTAAGTTTTCATTCACGGATACACCATCTTTGAAGCACCAGAGAAGCTGTTATCTCGCCTATACTTCAAAGAAAGTACACGACATACTGCGGACCGGTTTTAACGAATCTCCTATGTTCACTGGTCGTATTTCCGGTATCGGTCCACGTTATTGTCCATCAATTGAAGATAAAATCGACCGTTTCTGGCAAAAAGAAAGTCATCAGTTATTCGTCGAACCAGAAGGATGGGACACCGTAGAATACTATTTAAATGGCTTTTCTTCTTCTCTCCCGGATCACATACAATTGAAAGCATTACAAGAAATTGAAGGTTTTGAAAACGCAAAGATCTTCCGTCCGGGTTATGCTATCGAATATGACTATTTTCCACCAACGCAGCTACATTATACGTTAGAAACAAAAATTATTGAAAATCTCTATTTTGCCGGTCAGATCAATGGAACAACCGGCTATGAAGAAGCAGCAGCCCAGGGTCTAATTGCCGGTATCAATGCCCATCAAAAACTATATAGTCATTCAGCCTTCTTATTAAACAGATCCGACGCTTACATAGGCGTTCTTATCGACGATCTTATAACAAAAGGTGTTGATGAACCATACAGAATGTTTACTTCCAGGGCAGAATATCGCATCCTTTTACGTCAGGATAATGCGGACCTAAGGCTAACTCCGATCGCACATAAAATTCAGCTTGCTTCGAAAGAAAGAATGGAAAGGGTTAACGTTAAATCAGGCTATATTGAAGATATAATCGACTTTTGCCGAAAAACCAGCATTGATCCATCAGACATAAATCCTTTGCTTGAAAACAATGAAACATCGGTTCTAAAGCAAAAAATTAAAATTTCACAGCTTCTTGTCAGGCCTTTTATTTCTTTTGAAAAACTCAGAAAACATATCCCAGCCCTGAATTCCTTTCTTACCAAAGCAATAAACAACGATGCTGAAAGCATTGAAGAAGCGGAAATTCTCATAAAATACAACAGCTATATCCGAAAAGAACAGGAAATGGCAGATAAACTTATTCGCCTGGATGATATAGAACTTAAATCCGATTTTGATTACTTTTCACTCGAATCTTTGTCGTTTGAGGCAAGGGAGAAACTCAGCAAAATAAAACCCAGAACCATTGGTCAGGCATCAAGGATAAGCGGTGTATCTCCTTCTGATATTTCCGTTTTATTGGTCTACTTAGGTCGCTAAAAATGTTCCACGTGAAACAGGATAATTATACCACAACCTCAATATGTACAATGTGTGGCAAAAAAGATGTTACTCATTACATATCCACCAAAGATTACTTTTTAACACATGAATCATTTGATCTTGTTCAATGTTCTCACTGTGGTCTTATCAGAACAAATCCTTTTCCCGATAGTTCTTCAATGAATTCATATTACGTATCAAAAGATTATGTTTCTCATTCTGATGATACTCAAGGATTCGTTAATTCTCTATATGCAATTGTCAAAAAATACTCTCTTAAGAAGAAATTTCAACTTATTAAAAAGCATTCCGATGGGAAAACACTCATTGATTATGGATGTGGATCAGGAGACCTAGTAAATTATGCCTTATCATATGGTTGGAAAGCCATGGGCTATGATTCTTCTAAAATTGCCCGTGAAGCTTCGTTCAAGAAATACGGAATTGATATCCAACATCCTGATAAATTAATGGATTTACCTCCTACATCTATTGATACCATAACACTTTGGCATGTTTTAGAACATGTTGAAAATCCAGCCTCATTGCTTTCTACTTTCAGAAATATTTTAAAGGATAAAGGATGCCTGTTTATTGCAGTCCCAAATGTCAATTCCTACGATGCAAGATTTTATAAATCATTTTGGGCAGCTTTAGACGTTCCCAGGCATTTATATCATTTCAACCTTAACACTCTCACCAGGTTTTGCGAAAAAGAGGGCTTCAAAATCATACAATCAAAAGGCATGATCTTCGATTCCTTTTATGTAAGCCTCCTTAGTGAAAAATACCTTAATAGCCGAATTAAATATCTTCGCTCACCTATTATTGGTTTGATATCCAATTCTCTTGCATTTTTTAATCATAAAAATTATTCCTCTATTTTGGTAATTCTTCAAAAACAGTAATCCGTCTTTGTGTCGGTAAGGGAAAACAAATTGTTACAGGTTACAGGTTGCAGGTTGCAAGATCACGAACCATTTTTATTAAAATCTTGCCTACAATATAAAACCGAAAAACAATACAATTTTTTCATTCTTTCAGATAATCAGCTCACTCTTTTCCTGTAATCTGGATCGTGTAACCTGCTACTTTTCCTTATTCAATCCTGCTACTCAAAAAAACTAATTCCAGGCCCGCTGTTGCAACTTATACCTCTTATAATATAAAACCCTAACTTTATAGCGATCATTAAAATATAGGCTTCTTTTGGCATAATATTAGTAGTCTGAATTTCAAATCATTATAACAATGAGGTTATTTCAAAACAAAATATTGTTCATTTCTCTACTGATTTTGATAATTACAATTATTTTTCTTTTCCTTTACTATAAGTTTTCCAGTAACCTTTCCTGTAAAAAAACACTATATCACTTTGAACAGGTATATAGTAATCAACAAAAACTTCTTGAAGAATATTCCAATAGATTAATTAAACATCCAGATAGTTTATCATTTGCTACAGACGATTTTATTGTTACAATAGATAATACACATCCTTCATTATTGTTCTTTCTTTACAGAAACGATTCTCTTATCTTTTGGACCAACAATTCGGTTAATCCTACCGATTATAATCTTCCTGAAAATGAAACTGTTATACTCAGATTGCCGAATGCTTACTACCAGGCTATTTCTCTCGTTAATGGTCCATACAAGCTGATTGGTTTAAACCTGATCCGCTATTCTTATCCTTATAATAATTCACATCTGGTAAATAGTTTCAATCCTGCATATGACTTGAGTCCTGGTATAAGATTGGAGCATATTCCGGATTCTCTTCAACAATCACCGTTTGTTTTCAAATCCATCACACCCGAAGAAACTCCTATATCAAATTTTTCATCATCCAGCTTGAGAACGTTGTTCTTACTCTTCCTGCTGATATTTTCATTACTTCTTATTCTTATATACCACATTTATCAAAGAATACCACTATCACTAAAATTTCCCATGCTTTCCACGATTTTTCTAATAATCGACATCTTGTTGCTTAGAATTTTTGTCTATTATATTAGATTTCCATCTCATTTATTCGAATCAGATTTCTTTACGCCTTTTTTCTATGGCTCTACTGTGTTCTTTAACTCTATAGGCGATCTTGTTCTAAACTCAATTACAATTTTTGCAATATCATATACCATCTTTTCCAGATTCTCCTTGATCATAAAAAACCATAATGGATCCTATTCGATTTTTACTTCATTTAGCATCTTTCTCCACTTTTTCATCTTCTTCAAATTAATACATCTTTTAGTACAAAGCCTTATCCTGGATTCAAACTTTTCAATGGATTTAACCAATGTTGTTTCTTTAAGTTTTCCAGCATATCTGAGTATCATATCTTTAATACTAGTTTTAGTTTCTTACACATTGATATCATATAAATTATTTGACAAATTATTTCCCTTGTTTGCAAATAATCCTCCAAGGTTTTTCCTTTCGTTCTTTAGTGCTGCCCTGCTATTCCTGGTATTTGTTTATCTGCGTTCAAAAAGTTATGAATTAACGATCATACCAGTAATTTTCATTTTTCTTTTACTATTCATTAAAAAATACCTTAAAACGTATCATTCAATCCTATCTGT belongs to Bacteroidota bacterium and includes:
- a CDS encoding ATP-binding protein, translated to MEKLKINSNLKNITIIERFVEEISEKYHLQDTHYGNILVCLTEAFCNAVIHGNENDPEKFVTVHFDPLQRGISFKISDEGKGFDPDKVGNPITDDPEKGRGLFLIQTLSDEVNISDHGRCIEMVFDIEGIGQKTMDQRKNLFNQYYNKIKHKA
- the ybeY gene encoding rRNA maturation RNase YbeY, whose amino-acid sequence is MGKTIHFFSENTRYQPSHKTVLRKWITDCLSNEGFEAGTINIIFCNDDFLYDMNVKYLSHHTLTDIITFSYSENPKITVGDIYISIERARENAGIYRVRLYNEVCRLIIHGILHLAGYSDKEPGEKTVMTSKEDYYLSLLPN
- the mnmG gene encoding tRNA uridine-5-carboxymethylaminomethyl(34) synthesis enzyme MnmG, whose product is MLQDYDIIVVGAGHAGCEAAAAAANLGSRVLLITMNMMNMAQMSCNPAMGGIAKGQIIREIDAMGGLSGIVTDKTMIQFRMLNKSKGPAMWSPRAQNDRILFSIEWRRQLEQIPNLDFFQDMVIGIKVDEMKLKGVYTAMGHFIASRAVILTNGTFLNGIIHIGQKKISGGRIGEGPSSGLTEQLQTLGFDSSRMKTGTPVRIDGRTIDFSRLEEQKGDEFPGKFSFTDTPSLKHQRSCYLAYTSKKVHDILRTGFNESPMFTGRISGIGPRYCPSIEDKIDRFWQKESHQLFVEPEGWDTVEYYLNGFSSSLPDHIQLKALQEIEGFENAKIFRPGYAIEYDYFPPTQLHYTLETKIIENLYFAGQINGTTGYEEAAAQGLIAGINAHQKLYSHSAFLLNRSDAYIGVLIDDLITKGVDEPYRMFTSRAEYRILLRQDNADLRLTPIAHKIQLASKERMERVNVKSGYIEDIIDFCRKTSIDPSDINPLLENNETSVLKQKIKISQLLVRPFISFEKLRKHIPALNSFLTKAINNDAESIEEAEILIKYNSYIRKEQEMADKLIRLDDIELKSDFDYFSLESLSFEAREKLSKIKPRTIGQASRISGVSPSDISVLLVYLGR
- a CDS encoding class I SAM-dependent methyltransferase; the protein is MKQDNYTTTSICTMCGKKDVTHYISTKDYFLTHESFDLVQCSHCGLIRTNPFPDSSSMNSYYVSKDYVSHSDDTQGFVNSLYAIVKKYSLKKKFQLIKKHSDGKTLIDYGCGSGDLVNYALSYGWKAMGYDSSKIAREASFKKYGIDIQHPDKLMDLPPTSIDTITLWHVLEHVENPASLLSTFRNILKDKGCLFIAVPNVNSYDARFYKSFWAALDVPRHLYHFNLNTLTRFCEKEGFKIIQSKGMIFDSFYVSLLSEKYLNSRIKYLRSPIIGLISNSLAFFNHKNYSSILVILQKQ